Proteins co-encoded in one Daphnia carinata strain CSIRO-1 chromosome 3, CSIRO_AGI_Dcar_HiC_V3, whole genome shotgun sequence genomic window:
- the LOC130698536 gene encoding actin-related protein 2, producing the protein MDSQGRKVLVCDNGTGFVKVGYAGSNFPAHIFPSLVGRPIIRAANKIGDIEVKDLMVGDDASKLRSMLEVNYPMENGIVRNWEDMCHVWDYTFGPEKMNIDPRQCKVLLTEPPMNPLKNREKMIEVMFEKYGFAGTYVAIQAVLTLYAQGLLTGVVVDSGDGVTHICPVYEGFAMPHLTRRLDIAGRDITRYLIKLLLLRGYAFNHTADFETVRQLKEKLCYIGYNIETEQKLALETTVLVESYTLPDGRVIKVGGERFEAPEALFQPHLINVEGSGIAELVFSTIQAADIDVRPSLYKHIVLSGGSTMYPGLPSRLEREIKQLYLERVLKGDTEKLTKFKIRIEDPPRRKDMVFIGGAVLADVMKDKESFWMSREEYSERGIRVLDKLVNRS; encoded by the exons ATGGATAGTCAAGGAAGAAAAGTTTTAGTCTGTGATAATGGAACAGGC TTCGTCAAAGTTGGTTATGCCGGGTCCAATTTTCCGGCTCACATCTTTCCATCGTTGGTCGGCCGTCCTATAATTCGAGCTGCCAACAAAATTGGTGACATTGAAGTCAAG GATTTAATGGTTGGAGATGATGCCAGTAAGCTCCGCTCAATGCTTGAAGTGAATTACCCTATGGAAAATGGAATTGTGAG AAATTGGGAAGACATGTGCCATGTATGGGATTACACATTTGGTCCTGAGAAAATGAATATTGATCCTCGCCAGTGTAAGGTTTTATTAACAGAACCACCAATGAACCCATTGAAGAATCGCGAAAAAATGATTGAG GTCATGTTCGAAAAATATGGATTTGCCGGTACCTACGTGGCCATCCAGGCAGTTTTAACCCTCTACGCGCAGGGTCTACTGACTGGAGTAGTCGTCGATTCTGGGGATGGTGTCACTCACATATGTCCCGTGTACGAAGGATTCGCGATGCCTCATTTAACCAGACGACTCGATATAGCAGGCAGAGACATAACGCGATATCTTATCAAG CTCCTGCTGTTGCGAGGATATGCTTTCAATCACACAGCAGACTTCGAAACGGTGCGTCAATTGAAGGAAAAGCTTTGTTATATAGGTTATAACATagaaacggaacaaaaattgGCTCTCGAAACAACGGTTTTAGTTGAATCATACACA CTTCCCGATGGGCGAGTCATCAAAGTGGGCGGTGAACGGTTTGAAGCCCCCGAAGCACTTTTCCAGCCTCACTTGATCAACGTCGAAGGGTCGGGAATCGCCGAGCTTGTGTTTTCGACCATTCAAGCAGCAGATATCGATGTTCGCCCATCGCTTTATAAACACATAGTCCTTTCAGGCGGTTCCACCATGTACCCTGGTCTTCCATCTCGACTCGAACGCGAGATCAAACAACTGTACCTGGAACGTGTTCTTAAAGGCGACACGGAGAAACTAACG aaattcaaaattcgTATTGAAGATCCCCCACGCCGCAAGGACATGGTTTTCATTGGTGGAGCTGTATTGGCCGACGTTATGAAAGATAAGGAATCTTTCTGGATGTCCAGAGAAGAATACAGTGAGCGTGGTATCCGCGTGCTGGACAAGCTCGTCAACCGCTCCTAA
- the LOC130698572 gene encoding ATP synthase-coupling factor 6, mitochondrial-like yields MLATRTRLAVRQGTILQRQFGVSAVAANKAVDPIQKLFLDKLNEYKVKSKAAGGKMVDPSPTIQKEITAELDRVRRVYGGADGTDMTKFPTFNFPEPKVDPINS; encoded by the exons ATGCTTGCTACTCGCACCCGGTTAGCCGTTCGTCAGGGAACTATCCTTCAAAGACAGTTTGGAGTATCTGCAGTTGCTGCTAACAAAGCAGTTGATCCcattcaaaaattgtttttggatAAGCTGAATGAGTACAAAGTTAAGAGCAA AGCTGCGGGAGGAAAAATGGTTGACCCATCTCCGACTATCCAGAAAGAGATAACAGCTGAGTTAGACAGAGTTCGCCGTGTTTACGGTGGAGCTGACGGGACTGACATGACCAAGTTTCCCACCTTCAACTTCCCTGAACCTAAAGTGGATCCCATCAACTCATAA
- the LOC130698548 gene encoding macro domain-containing protein CT2219-like, producing the protein MLIRQFLVPKKSFNRTISAMANHYSTWVEAKAKYLEENIETRRGNYFCKNAFVKLEDIPTWADESKEASSSTSVEKNGLQANRDLNSKVSVWQGDITHLEVGAIVNAANSRLAGGGGVDGAIHKAAGPFLLSECKSIKNGCPTGEALLTGGYKLPAKYVIQTVGPMTQDPALLSACYSNSLKLANENNLKSIAFPCISTGVYGYPNRDAADAALSEVRKFLECEVSSLERVIFCVFLDLDLKLYNELLPKYFPSCVDITKVD; encoded by the exons ATGCTTATTCGTCAGTTTTTAGTACCTAAAAAAAGTTTCAATAGAACAATATCCGCCATGGCTAATCACTATTCAACGTGGGTAGAAGCTAAAG CCAAGTATCTGGAAGAAAACATCGAAACCCGACGtggaaattatttttgcaaaaatgcATTCGTTAAGTTAGAAGACATTCCAACTTGGGCAGATGAGTCAAAAGAAGCTTCTTCATCCACATCAGTTGAAAAGAATGGTTTACAGGCTAATAGAGATCTCAATTCAAAAGTATCAGTTTGGCAAGGAGATATAACTCATTTAGAGGTTGGAGCAATTGTAAATGCAGCCAATAGCAGGTTGGCTGGTGGAGGTGGAG TTGATGGAGCTATTCATAAAGCAGCTGGCCCATTCCTTCTCAGTGAATGTAAATCTATTAAAAATGGCTGTCCAACAGGTGAAGCATTACTGACAGGAGGATATAAATTACCTGCAAAAT ATGTCATTCAAACTGTTGGCCCTATGACTCAGGACCCTGCATTGCTGTCGGCTTGTTATTCTAATAGCCTTAAACTTGCCAATGAAAACAACCTAAAATCAATT GCATTTCCATGCATTTCAACTGGGGTGTATGGCTATCCAAATAGAGATGCAGCTGATGCAGCACTTTCAGAGGTGAGAAAGTTCCTTGAATGTGAAGTATCATCGTTGGAAAGAGTTATCTTCTGTGTATTCTTAGATCTGGATTTAAAACTGTATAATGAATTGTTGCCTAAATATTTCCCTTCTTGTGTTGACATCACAAAAGTTGACTAA